The Nerophis lumbriciformis linkage group LG05, RoL_Nlum_v2.1, whole genome shotgun sequence genome contains a region encoding:
- the LOC133605957 gene encoding schwannomin-interacting protein 1, translating to MEGEKERQRQQGEEKESNEADDGIMSGDDDVGENDDEDSEGAALVWQEGYSEDNLGLPIMHWEALSLRIAELEKQEEEKKEKMAKSQVSLERSRAPVSWTGERGRRRESCDDDDDEACNSHMTALSSRLQTQMNLQLCFINDSESEEEDAEKEDDVRKKRGSIPVHKSPQPTAKPEKTKSRGFRNTWKKLRDRLRADHKPLTPAANDSVVQRRHLERSDLQNYTMKELTALCSSLRQTIQDLSTELVGRLQMRDQLRTEQDAMLLEVQDLTSLGTLLSNPS from the exons ATGGAGGGCGAAAAAGAGAGACAGAGGCAGCAGGGTGAGGAGAAGGAGAGCAACGAGGCCGACGACGGCATTATGAGCGGCGATGACGATGTCGGTGAAAACGACGATGAGGATTCAGAGGGTGCGGCGCTGGTCTGGCAGGAAGGCTACAGTGAGGACAACCTGGGCCTTCCCATCATGCACTGGGAGGCACTCAGTTTGCGTATCGCCGAGTTGGAGAagcaagaggaggagaagaaggagaagatggCAAAG AGTCAAGTGTCTCTGGAGCGAAGCCGAGCACCGGTTAGCTGGACAGGAGAGCGAGGAAGGCGAAGAGAAAGCTGCGACGACGATGACGACGAGGCCTGCAACAGTCACATGACGGCCCTCAGCTCGCG GCTGCAGACGCAGATGAACCTGCAGCTGTGCTTCATCAATGACAGTGAAAGTGAGGAAGAAGACGCGGAGAAGGAAGATGACGTCCGCAAGAAG AGAGGATCCATTCCTGTTCATAAGAGCCCTCAGCCTACAGCCAAGCCGGAGAAAACAAAATCCAGAGGTTTCCGGAACACTTGGAAGAAGCTGCGAGACAGACTGCGAGCAGACCACAAGCCACTG ACGCCAGCCGCCAACGATAGCGTCGTCCAGCGGAGGCACTTGGAGCGCAGTGATTTGCAGAACTACACCATGAAGGAGCTCACTGCTCTTTGTTCCTCCCTCAGACAAACTATACAAG ACCTAAGTACCGAACTGGTGGGCCGCCTTCAGATGCGGGACCAGCTGAGGACGGAGCAGGACGCCATGTTGCTGGAGGTTCAAGACCTGACCTCGCTGGGAACGCTGCTGAGCAATCCCAGCTGA
- the LOC133605701 gene encoding P2Y purinoceptor 3 yields the protein MTPRGRVPPYNLLSTFSPATSAPSPAFCSIDESYKYIFLPICYSFTFIFSLSLNAVVLYRSFRRTKRWNASLIYMVNLASTDFMYGLSLPFLVASYVMRDRWVFGDFMCRLVRFLFYFNLYGSIFFLTCISVHRYLGICHPMKVITLETKKAVKCTCVLVWIVVFALTCPIFRFAQTGHVTRAPGQLGSNTSGAVDKLALGANESHVVFEEYQNCWDDAIDKEFSDYVPYGIILHLLGFFVPFSIIAWCYSHVVLTIFKTLHSRPSSRRGYAGVDKSPLGRRGHNKMSRPPGREEGVSVFLGANSPYASRRRKSIRTIITITLLFALCFFPFHVTRTIFLLLKVTKGVPCRTMTMVSMCYKITRPLASFNAWLNALLYFLTKDKGGAHCCPPANATMQHGGPLLPLRMVGKGEDVEEGPEAIPQQLVIHEQSKSHIFG from the coding sequence ATGACACCCAGAGGCAGAGTTCCACCCTACAACCTCCTCAGCACTTTCTCTCCCGCCACCTCCGCGCCCTCGCCGGCTTTCTGTAGCATCGACGAGTCGTACAAGTACATCTTCCTCCCCATCTGCTACTCCTTCACCTTCATCTTCAGTCTCTCTCTCAACGCCGTGGTCCTATACCGCTCCTTCCGCCGCACCAAGCGCTGGAACGCCTCGCTGATCTACATGGTCAATCTGGCCTCCACGGACTTCATGTACGGCCTGTCGCTGCCCTTCTTGGTGGCCAGCTATGTCATGCGGGACCGCTGGGTGTTTGGGGACTTCATGTGCCGCCTGGTCCGCTTCCTCTTCTACTTCAACCTCTACGGCTCCATCTTCTTCCTCACCTGCATCTCCGTGCACAGGTACCTGGGCATCTGCCACCCGATGAAGGTCATCACCCTGGAAACCAAGAAAGCGGTGAAGTGCACGTGCGTCCTGGTTTGGATTGTTGTCTTTGCGCTCACCTGTCCCATCTTCCGCTTTGCTCAGACGGGTCACGTGACCAGAGCGCCGGGACAACTGGGCAGCAACACGAGCGGTGCTGTCGACAAGTTAGCACTCGGTGCTAACGAAAGCCATGTTGTCTTTGAGGAGTACCAGAACTGTTGGGACGATGCCATAGACAAGGAGTTCTCCGATTACGTCCCCTATGGCATTATTCTCCACTTGTTGGGCTTCTTTGTCCCCTTCTCCATCATCGCCTGGTGTTACTCCCATGTGGTCCTCACCATCTTCAAGACACTGCACTCTCGGCCTTCTTCTCGGCGAGGATATGCCGGCGTGGACAAGAGCCCCCTCGGGAGACGAGGACACAACAAAATGTCCAGGCCGCCGGGTAGGGAGGAAGGTGTTTCTGTTTTCTTGGGCGCCAACTCGCCTTATGCCAGCCGCAGACGAAAATCCATCAGgaccatcatcaccatcacccTCCTCTTCGCCCTGTGTTTCTTCCCCTTCCACGTGACCAGGACCATCTTCCTGCTCTTGAAGGTGACCAAGGGAGTTCCATGCCGCACCATGACCATGGTGTCCATGTGCTACAAGATCACCAGGCCCTTGGCATCCTTCAACGCCTGGCTCAACGCCCTCCTCTACTTCCTTACCAAAGACAAGGGCGGAGCACACTGCTGCCCCCCCGCCAACGCCACAATGCAACACGGGGGGCCTCTGCTGCCCCTGAGGATGGTGGGGAAGGGGGAGGATGTTGAGGAGGGCCCTGAGGCCATTCCACAACAGCTGGTCATACACGAACAGAGCAAAAGTCACATATTTGGTTGA